From the Streptomyces sp. SN-593 genome, the window GTACCGCTGCCGGATGATGGCCTCAGTACCGTCGTTCAGCTTGCGCCGGTCAGTGGGGCGAGGCGGGATTCCAAGCTCGTCGAGGACGGGGCGCCACGCCTTCCCGGTGGTGATCAAGCTGACCAGGGAGTTGTGTACGCCGAACTGGGCCGCGACCTCGCATACGGTGCCGCCACCATGCACGGCCAGGATGATCCGGCGGACCTCGTCCTCGGCCAGCTTGGCCATGCCGTGGTCCTCGCCGCGAGCGTTGCGCCCCCGGGAAACCATGTCGGCCACATTGTCGGCGTGGGTCCCGAGAAGCAGGTGCGCGACGTTGCGGCATGGCGGGTTGTCGCACCTGTGCCGGATGACCAGCCCCGGCGGAATGGGGCCGTTGGCCTCGATCCAGGCGACGCGGTGGGCGTAGTCGCCCTTGCCGCTGGACCTGACTCGGGTGTACTCGCCGGGCGTAGCGCCTGGGTCAACGATGCAGTCCGTAGACTCGTTCATCTCGATACCTCTCACGAAGGTGTCGGGCGTGCCCCCGGGCGGTTCCAGCCGTCGCGGGGGTCTGACGTCCCCTCATTTTACCGATCGAAGCAGGTCGGAGGGAGCGTCACTGCTCCCCGCATCGACGTAGGAGCTGACATGCGCGATACCGTCCCCCTCCCGCTCTCCGCGATGTGCGGTGGTACTCGATGAGTGGAACCACTTCCAGCGTCGGCGCGGTCTCGTCCGCGTCCGTCACCGTCGACCCCGACCCGTGCAACGCCCTCACGGAGGCCCCGAGCGGGCTCCTCGTCCCGTCCACGGCCCTGGCCGGTGTCACCGGCTCGGGCTCGGCGGTCAGCGCCGCGCGGTCTGTGGCCGTCGATGTCGTCGCCCCCGCCGAT encodes:
- a CDS encoding HNH endonuclease, which translates into the protein MNESTDCIVDPGATPGEYTRVRSSGKGDYAHRVAWIEANGPIPPGLVIRHRCDNPPCRNVAHLLLGTHADNVADMVSRGRNARGEDHGMAKLAEDEVRRIILAVHGGGTVCEVAAQFGVHNSLVSLITTGKAWRPVLDELGIPPRPTDRRKLNDGTEAIIRQRYATGSVSQIGLSREYGVSQRTIQKIIKGRRH